The Acanthochromis polyacanthus isolate Apoly-LR-REF ecotype Palm Island chromosome 2, KAUST_Apoly_ChrSc, whole genome shotgun sequence genome contains a region encoding:
- the LOC110952428 gene encoding myocardin-related transcription factor A-like isoform X4, whose translation MPPLKSSASFHEQRRSLERARTEDYLKRKIRSRPERSELIRMHILEETLAEPSLQAKQLQLKRARLADNLNDKIAQRPGPMELIHKNILPVHSSIRQAIIASRENSSCDEDSNDSLSPGPPGSQDCLPGLRTSPAETLAGGSFPSPTQVPPAAPLPPISGSSVPLKLTNGTAASSVQRAGTNSHIKPKPKSDHSAQRHKKAKDSKPKIRKLKYHQYIPPDQKGDKEPPPHLDSSYAKILQQQQLFLQLQILSQQQQHYHTILPAPPRPQTDQPPPPSSSSSSSSSPPGPPAAPPALPPNHRNSAPLSGIKPASLPPNLEELKVAELKSELKLRSLPVSGTKNDLIERLRTYQDLNGGGDSTSCPPAGGATAPGAEGAGRASENNNTSQQQPQQQLQSHQTPLNADAGNTTTLNAATPQQHLLTLSPVSLTPCDHAVSPISPNSPEDSSFHSDPLGELMSPPLDQLSLQPSPAAQLHTSIKEETSCSSSAPCQFSLKSSSLQKLCSVPSGSSTSTTTAPGVDKDRMLQEKDRQIEELLRKLRQKQRLVDVLKMQLEHGSREGHGPEPQVLLRVKEEPPDKPSVALSTGRPPFPPQASHEMDVTMVTVKQEVIEEGEAAAVQPQHTNALLQEQIQLHPEQKSSQNKPVCLQQLAQHQAIQKLLLQQHNLHNHNQMLENQQNMQKLCQHRRKKSPKPQQQKQAVHSPQHQQQKHLQQVQLKQQILLKQQKSLFQQQLKQQQTKHLQQIQIQTKIQLKQQQVLVQQKQPPQPQVPPAPLHQSGSTPSFSMDLLKTDSTPTLVTDGNGNHFLIALTNHKAGNQKPETCEGKTSNHITLQRLQSTPARLPGLRPVQLTRADGKTKQSSNLGLLKQQNTKMQNGSLQVSVEKPQQEAAQSSAAPPSLQPFFKDQERNSSSPSSQTELCPGLDVFFSPPASIQTPASSPDDKDSEHEDDFIDIILQTGDMSSTFTPTPDPFLDHLSPDFSAFSPPPSPLQLLLSPPVPPSCGTLQPASSELLANTIEEEEHPMEAGSGRLEDFLQSTMGKPLLGVEPGGLLTLIDDLHSQMLCTPSILDYPPSPMDTFNVASEEEPGLDGMDWLDFTSGGKKDEEPPTLAPLVPQTPPSVFSTDFLDSYDLQIHLDSCL comes from the exons ACTGAGGACTACCTGAAGAGGAAGATCAGGAGTCGACCAGAGAGATCTGAGCTGATCAGGATGCACATCCTGGAAG AGACGCTAGCAGAACCATCGCTTCAGGCcaagcagctgcagctgaagaGAGCTCGCCTCGCTGATAATCTGAACGATAAGATCGCCCAACGGCCCGGACCCATGGAGCTGATCCACAAGAACATCCTGCCGGTCCACTCCAGCATCAGGCAGGCCATCATAG CCTCAAGAGAAAACTCGTCCTGCGATGAGGACAGTAACGACAGTCTGTCCCCAGGACCTCCAGGCAGCCAGGATTGTCTTCCAGGCCTGAGGACGTCTCCAGCAGAGACATTAGCTGGAGGCAGCTTCCCGTCTCCGACACAG GTCCCTCCTGCAGCTCCACTTCCTCCCATCTCAGGTTCCTCTGTTCCACTGAAGCTGACCAATGGGACGGCAGCATCATCTGTCCAGAGAGCGGGTACCAACTCCCACATCAAG CCTAAACCAAAGTCTGACCACTCTGCCCAGAGACACAAGAAAGCCAAAGACAGCAAGCCAAAG ATTAGAAAATTAAAGTACCATCAGTACATCCCACCTGACCAGAAGGGAGATAAAGAGCCTCCTCCTCACCTGGATTCCTCCTACGCTAaaatcctgcagcagcagcagctcttcctgcagctccagatcctcagccagcagcagcagcactacCACACCATCCTACCTGCCCCGCCCAG ACCTCAGACAGAccagcctcctcctccctcttcctcctccagctcctcctcctccccacctggacctcctgctgctcctccagcCCTCCCTCCTAACCATCGTAACTCTGCTCCTCTAAGTGGGATCAAACCAGCGTCTCTGCCTCCAAACCTGGAGGAACTGAAG GTGGCAGAGCTGAAGTCTGAGCTGAAGCTTCGTAGCCTTCCCGTCTCCGGCACCAAGAATGACCTAATTGAGAGGCTGAGGACCTACCAGGACCTGAATGGAGGCGGTGACAGTACCTCCTGTCCACCAGCAGGGGGTGCCACAGCGCCAGGGGCTGAAGGAGCAGGAAGAGCTTCTGAAAATAACAACACAtcccaacaacaaccacaacagcagcttcagtccCATCAGACGCCTCTGAACG CAGATGCAGGAAACACCACTACCCTGAATGCAGCAACACCTCAGCAGCACCTGCTGACCCTCTCACCCGTCTCCCTCACCCCATGTGACCACGCCGTCTCCCCCATCTCCCCTAACTCACCAGAAGACTCCAGCTTTCACAGCGACCCCCTGGGAGAACTG atGAGTCCACCTCTCGACCAGCTGAGCCTTCAGCCATCtccagctgctcagctccacacTAGCATTAAAGAGGAgacctcctgctcctcttcaGCTCCTTGTCAGTTCTCCTTAAAGTCCTCCTCGCTGCAGAAACTCTGCTCGGTCCCTTCAGGCTCCTCCACCTCTACCACCACAGCTCCAGGAGTCGACAAGGACAGAATGCTGCAGGAGAAGGACAGGCAGATCGAGGAGCTGCTGAGGAAGCTGAGGCAGAAGCAGCGTCTGGTGGATGTGCTGAAGATGCAGCTGGAGCACGGCAGCCGAGAAGGTCATGGTCCAGAGCCGCAGGTTCTTCTGAGAGTCAAAGAAGAACCTCCTGATAAGCCCAGTGTTGCTCTCTCGACTGGCCGTCCTCCGTTTCCCCCTCAGGCATCACATGAGATGGATGTTACCATGGTGACTGTCAAACAGGAAGTCATAGAAGAaggagaagctgcagctgtTCAACCACAACACACTAATGCATTACTCCAGGAGCAGATCCAGCTGCATCCAGAGCAGAAGAGCTCACAGAACAAACCAGTCTGTCTCCAGCAGCTGGCTCAGCATCAGGCCATCCAGAAGCTCCTGCTGCAGCAGCACAACCTTCACAACCACAACCAGATGCTGGAGAACCagcaaaacatgcagaaacTTTGCCAGCACAGGAGGAAGAAATCCCCAAAACCGCAGCAGCAGAAGCAAGCAGTGCATTCAcctcagcatcaacagcagaaaCACCTGCAGCAGGTGCAGCTGAAGCAACAGATCCTGCTGAAGCAGCAGAAGTCTCTgttccagcagcagctgaagcagcagcagaccaAACACCTGCAGCAGATCCAGATCCAGACCAAGATccagctgaagcagcagcaggttctggTCCAGCAGAAACAGCCGCCGCAGCCACAG gtgcctccagctcccctccaccAGTCAGGCTCCACCCCATCCTTCTCAATGGATCTCCTGAAGACTGACTCCACCCCAACGCTGGTCACCGATGGCAATGGGAACCACTTCCTGATTGCACTGACCAATCACAAAGCTGGAAACCAAAAACCTGAAACCTGTGAAGGAAAAACATCCAACCACATCACGCTGCAG CGACTGCAGTCGACTCCAGCCAGACTTCCAGGACTCCGCCCCGTTCAGCTGACCAGAGCTGATGGTAAAACCAAACAGAGCAGCAATTTGGGACTTCTgaagcaacaaaacacaaag ATGCAGAATGGAAGTCTTCAGGTGTCAGTAGAGAAACCTCAGCAGGAAGCAGCTCAGAGTTCAGCAGCTCCCCCCAGTCTGCAGCCGTTCTTCAAGGACCAGGAGAGGAACTCCTCATCGCCTTCTTCTCAGACT GAGCTGTGTCCTGGTCTGGATGTCTTCTTCAGTCCTCCAGCTTCCATCCAAACACCAGCCTCGTCTCCTGATGACAAA GACTCAGAGCATGAAGATGATTTTATTGACATCATTTTGCAGACAGGAG ACATGTCCTCCACCTTCACCCCTACTCCAGACCCCTTTCTGGACCATCTCAGTCCAGACTTCTCTGCcttctcccctcctccctcaccTCTCCAGTTGTTGCTGTCTCCCCCCGTCCCCCCCAGCTGTGGAACTCTACAGCCTGCTTCCTCTGAGCTTCTGGCCAACACCATAGAAGAAGAGGAGCATCCCATGGAAGCTGGAAGTGGACGCCTGGAGGACTTCTTGCAGAGCACCATGGGGAAGCCTCTGCTGGGGGTAGAGCCTGGTGGGCTGCTGACTCTGATTGATGACCTCCACAGCCAGATGCTGTGCACTCCCAGCATACTGGACTATCCCCCGTCCCCCATGGACACCTTCAATGTGGCATCAGAGGAGGAGCCAGGCCTGGATGGCATGGATTGGTTGGACTTCACCAGTGGAGGAAAGAAGGATGAGGAGCCTCCCACTCTGGCCCCTCTGGTCCCCCAAACTCCCCCTAGCGTCTTTTCCACAGACTTCCTGGACAGTTACGACCTCCAGATACACCTGGACTCCTGCCTGTAG